ggtgataaaactacaaatcccattgcgtgatcactgcagctaggcaaacaaaaagtttgagaagggtctggctgcagaacgtgcactttcagccaTTGACATCAGGTGCATGCTCAgtcacaacaggaagtgcaggggaatcaagcgctaacttagttcttgaggccaatgtgaacggtattattatttgtattactgaatgatatagttactagtttatttatttcatgccatacattattgcaaagtaaatgttttgatgtagtgcgttagtaacttttttctctgatgattggagtgaattttttcagttaaggcaactactagccagttggctcacgttatattacagtaaaatacacatttcaacttttacagagcttttcatggagttaccttgtgaatgtcttagttcccaacatatagtttttagttgttcgtgtggtcttgaggagaacgtttctcggcaaggcaagtttttattatcattcacaggggttatttaatgtttaaaacaGTTAAACCAAGACCAGAAAGCAAaatagaaatggaaaaaaaacttatttgaataaaaattgcttagaaaatctaaaaaatctgattaaaagtgcacAGCATGCAGTATGTCCTGCCCCGCTCGACctctcctcccgtgtgccaagCCCCCTCGGTAACCTcctgtggaatccccatgtcctcagctgtttccagttgaTTTCATTAGTCCAATGAAATCTGTCTGTGCTGCTTCTCCGCCGAAAGGCGTGACACAGTAAATGTACAGCTAAAAATCAGACACAGTTAGAGGTTTTATATTATatcacaatgtttttattggtttgttttgtttagtttttttaggcTGGTATCTCttatctgaaaaaaataaacgttTGATTCCTGATGTTGTGtcaagttcttttttttttttctctccattcAGCTTTTATTAAACAGTTTGGTACCTCATGGCATATGTAAAGTGTATTACGTATTACAGTTCTGATATATGATTATTAATAACCCAGAATTGtactatttttttaattccattttgctctttattctcacacacacataaatacacggTATGtatagtgatcccccgcctattgCGGAAGATGAGTTCCATACCCATCAGagataggtgaaaatccacaatatagaaagaccatataaataaacttttgtAGCTtcagccttaaaatacccctcccacatgctttaaacacgtgtaaacttattaaaacgcactttgtaaacatatatgatatgtggatgtttgGCTAAGGATATgaatgacataaaatatgagaatttctggtatcatttgaatgtttctagtaatgtATCGTGTTGGTctttaaattttactcataatggtcctaaaaaggtcttaaattttacttactgaaacctgcaaggACCCTGTAGAGGTTCCTCTGACTGTCTGAGTCGGAATTCCAACTCCAGTGggtgttccagttgaaatttccagCTAGTAACTTGGAAATTCTTACTTCCCAGTTGAAATGGAATGCATCATTGGTGGTGCTGTTTtgattccacccccccccccccttcaggcTGGGACCCTACTGGAGCAGCTGAGAGAGGACTCCCCTCCCCCAGACGCCCTGCTCCATGCCTGTCTGGAGACGCTCTCTGTCATGTACACCTCCCTGCAGAATAAGAACCCCCTGAAGAGAGCGGTCGCTAGGTAGGGGTTCCACGCCCTAAATCTCTGCATCTCTTCTTCTGCTGGAGCCTCGTgcatcatttgtttttctttgtccGTGTCCTGTCCACAGTGCGCTGAGCTCAGTGCCAGTTTGGCTCCAGGAAGGGTCTGTTGGCAGCCTGTCCGTGTGTCTGTCAGACAGTCTGTCCACCCTGGGCCCAGATCAGTACCCCCACCTCACTGACTGCATCGCTTCCTTCTTGGACGGCTTCCCCATTGGTTCGTTCCCTACTTCGCCTTTGTGTTTGGAGTGCGGCACATGTGAACTTTACTGCGATTGTATTTGAGTCTGTGCTTCTTCCTGGTTTATTGTGTTCACTGGGAATCAAAGCAGCTTTACTAACACCACTATGAAACATAATCAGAAGTAGTGTTGCTGGAAGTTCAAACTGAAATGTTTCAAAGGGTAATTACATTGTTTCTTTTCTGGCTGTAACATTACACCCAGCTCTGCTTGTTAATTGTAAATGTTGTGGGTGTGACACACTGTCCCCTGTCCAACAGGTGAGCGCTGTATTCACAGACTCCTAACAGAGGGTGAGTTTACCTTGGGGCTGATATCTTCTGAGATGGCAATTGCTAACACAATGGAGTTTCTGTGAATTGCTCatagggtgcccccccccattttctctCTGTTTCCAGTGCTGCAGTTCCTCCAAAAGGCATTGGCGGAATACCTCCAAACAAACAGGTGAACCTCGAGCGACCGCTGGGGCTTGGTGTTGTGGGTGTTGATGGACCATAGCTGCAGCAAGGGCGCATGCTTCCATTCCCGAGAGCATTTAAGTGTCAGCACTGTGGGATGCAAGAGTATAGTCATGAACTCCCACTAATCTCTATTCTTGGTACTGAGTGGtccttgaaccaacaaccttctggaacaggtatTGTTTTAGATGtctatttttataaaaacaggatATTCATATTTAGTTACATTCTCTGTCCCTAGTGGCCTGACTGGTCAGCATGTTGCTCAGGCCCAGCTCATGCAGTCTACCCTGGCTGCGGTTAAGGCCTCCATGTTGGTGGTACAGAGGTCACAGGAGTTCATTGGCATTGCTGTGCAGGAAGCCCAGGcacagcgccccctcctggATGCCCTGTGCGAGCTGCTGCATTGCCATTCGCGAATCCTCACTGATGGTAAGTGAGCCTGCCTGCTCCCAGAGTTGGACATGTGGTATTTTTGATACTTTAATCCTCCGTTTTTTTGCTCCGTTAGAGGAGTTCGTGCAGGCGGTCCAGAGCACGGCAGGGATGGCGGTTGTCCTGCTGACccggagcatgctgggaaatgccGAGCAGGTGGCCGAAGTGGTGAGTGCGGGTGGGGATGGGTTGAGTCACAAGAGCTGATTCTGCTTTTGTTCCttgctgctctgctctgctctgagCTAAACCTCTCAGAAGGCAACTAATAAGCTGTTGAACATTGTTCCATGTTCTTAGTAATCCTGGGAAGATGTTGGGGTAAGCTTCACCTAGGTAGTATGGAAAAGTATGGAATTTCACTGTGGTATTTTCCAAGTCTGGATAAGTATGGGGAAAAAACTATAGCGATATTTTGGTATTTCCAGACTATTGCAACAAATTGGTGTACTATGTATTATATACAAATATCTGTATTTACTTATGATTGTTTTTGATGGAAATCACCAATATGAGCTGGTTGTCAGTGCCAGAATGTGCTTTACACATCGAAGAGCAACGTCCCAGACTAAGGAGCGGAGGTGTCTCTGTGGGCTGCACGCTTGATTAATCTCCAGCAAGGGATATTGATTTAGGCTGCCTTGCAATTAACGATGCTTGCACTGGGAAAATGCAAGTTCTCACCTACTTGGTGCAAATCCAAAATACTGTAACTGTTTGGCTAAGGATCCCAAATGTGAACAGAAAGcaaaatgtgtaaatgtatgTGTAAAGTTGTGTGAACCAACTGACGGAAGTGTGTGTTTCTAGTTAGCTGATATGTTGCTGCGCCCAGAAGAAGGTGACGCTGCCCCCATGTGGCTGAAAGAAAGCTGTGCAGGGCTGTACCAGACGGGGCGCCCAGCGGCAGTGTCTCTCTACCTGTGTCACGGAGCGCTGGCCATGCTGACCTGGCAGGGTGGGCTGTTGGGCCCCCAGATGGAAAggctcctgctgctgctccccCCAACGCTGCTAGCTCTGGACACCAGGTCCGCAGGCCTCGCTTCGCCTCTCCAGCTCCCACAGACTTTGTAGACACGTTCTCCAACCACTGATGGTTTTTGTATTAATATTTTTCAATCCTATTATATGGAAGTCGGGGATATACTGTAGGGCAGTGTACTGATGCCActgtaaattgttttttttctttcactcCAGTGTGAAGGAGTCCAGCACAGCGATGGTAGTGGCCCGTGTGTTGGCGCTGTGGAGCGGCGCTGCACTGGacagcctgcagggggagccacGTTCCCCTGTCCTACAGGAGGCCTTACAAGGGGAGGCGGAGCTCCCAGGCCGCCTGCGGGAACACGTTTACTCCCACTGGGAGCACCCGCTGGACGGAGTGCGGCACCAGACCCGGAATCTCTTCCGGAATCTGCTCCGGATGCACCAGCTCTGCACGGGTGCTGCCaacctgacctctgaccccttcGTGGTGCGGCTGACCCAGAGCCTGCTGGGATTGGAATGGCACAGCCGGGGGAAGTACGGCTCGCTAGGCTGCCTTGTGGAGCACCTGGGGGCTGAGCACCTCCTGGCCCTGGAGCCCACGCTGcctgctctcctgctctccCTAATGGGTGACCAGACCCTGGCGCCCTATGCCAGCGACCTCCTGGAGAAGCTGTTCGTCAGCCACCGGGCAGAGCTCAGCTTGCGGGAGGAGGCGGGGCCGGCCTGGATGGACTGCTGGCACCGCACCTGGGTGGAGCCCCTGCTGGAGATTTTGTGCCAAGCCAGGCTGGATCAGACCACCTACATCCTTGACTACTTCCTGCCCAGGCTTCTGCGATGCAGTCCAGCCAGCCTGGGTCACATGGTTCAGGCGCTGCTGGACACCCCTGTCTGTGTGAAAGGTTACCCCCATCTTAGATACTCATGATAACTGTTTTTATGGTTCAGATTTATGATTAATAATTCATAGGCTACCGGGTCCCCCAGGACCCTGAATAGGCCAAGCCGGTAcaggggatggatggatggatggatggatgacttaATTCCATTacacactgcccggccaaaaaattcactgtttgaatttaaatcagcaagtaCTGACGAGCCAATGAATGGATCATTATTTTACCTCAACAATGTTATGCAGCAgcaaagtgaagtcagctgagatCCTGAACCTACTGAATGGTCAGATTAtcccatcaatggatttttttcttaacTAATGTCATGGGCATCATCCAGGATAATGCCAAGATCCATCGGCCTTGAATTGtcagagtggttcagggagcatgaggaatcgttttcacacatgaattggCCACCATAGAGTCTTGACCTTAACGCCATTGGAAGTCTTTGAGATATGCTGAAGACTTTACAGAGTGGTTCAGCTCACCTATCATCAATACAAGATCTTGACGAGAAATGAATGCAGATCCGGATAGAAAAATGCTGAGATGTTGCTTAAGCACATGGAAACAGTGCAGATGTGCACCTTGATCAAggctaaaggcggtccaatgaaatattaaagtgtgtgacttgttttttttttttttttggcctggCAGTGTATACTGATAAATTGAATAGCATAATAAATATATAGTCTTAATGAATAATTAAGTTAAAAGTCATAGTAAATATTGCATTAATTTTTCCTAAAGTTATGAAGTGATCTTCATTGTCATACCGCTATATACAATTCACAGTCGCCCGTGGCACCAAATAATGTCCCCCAAGACCACAGTGCAGAGACTGTAAACAAGACAAGCGCAACACATGAGCgagagagggggggaaaaaggaaaataactaataaatCTAAATAATAGAGAATATTCTTTCATTAACACACAGGGGAGCTAGGGGTACCCACACGATGATAAATGACTTTTacttctgtctgtctgcctttttgtGTAGGTTCCTATGGCAGCCGGGGGGCACTGGGGGCTTTGATGACCTGCTTGCGGGCTGCCAGGGCCCAGGGGGTACTCCGGCCCGCTGAGGAGAGGCTCTGGGAAGGGATGGTGCCCCTGCCTCTGCTTCGCCAAGCGGTGGTGCACAAACATGACCAGGTGACCCTGTGATCTCTGTCCGTCGTGCTCAGTTGTGTAACTGGTGCAGAACTAGCAGTCTGTTTAGCAAAAGTTAAGGTTTTATTGAGCATGGGAATTCCACGCAATTCCATGTGAGCCCTGTATCCGTGTGGCGTTCCGTTTGCCGGGACAGGTACGGATGGATGCCCTGGGCTTGCTGTGCGAGAGCCACCGCAGCACAGAGATTCTTTCTGCTCCCGAGATGGACCTCATCCGCCACTTCCTGCCCCACAACCTCAACAGCCAGTCCCCCGGCGTCAGGCAGCAGACAGTCAGCCTGTTCAAGAAGGTCAGTGCCCCATGttgccatctgctggccaaCTCTGATTAGTGCAGCCTTGGATCCGTCATTGCTGATTACCTGCACTATGGTGGGTTCTGATTGGCCgctgtttttctctgtgcttgCAGCTCCTGTGCAGAATGAAGGACAGTGCCCAGCTGGTGCAGAAGAGGACAGCACAGAGCCAGGGGGATGGTGACACGCTGGGTGCTTACCAGGTATATGGTGGTTCCCCTAAATCTGGGAAGATATggaatgctggggggggggggacactgctGCATGCTAGAGATGGTATCTGGCCTTGAGTTCCTTCTTTGAATAACTGGGACTTATTACAGCCCAGGACAAGCTCTCATATCATGGTAAAAGCTTTGCTTAACATCTTCATTCAGTGATGGTGATCTGTGTCTTCGTAGGCTTTCCTGCACTGGCTGTGTGAAACCCTCTTCCAGGCTCTCCACGTCGGGGCTTCCTTCTCCTCCGCCCTGATGGCCCTTCAGCTCCTGGGCTTGGTGGCGGAGTTCTTTACCTTCTCCTCAGGTACCTTCACTCTGACTTCTTGGAGGCGGTGGCTGGAAGTAACTCTGCTTTGGTCACCTGAGTATCCCATGCTATAGTTCTTGCTGCTAGATCAGCCTGATTTCAGTAGTATGTATCTATGCTGTAGAGGAGCAGCTGGCGTAAGTAGAAGGTACCTTCAGGGTCCGGGAAGAGCCCTGATTTGAATGGGTGCTTGCAGACCTTTGTGGGACCTGGTTCAGGTAGACCATGGCACTCTTCCTGATTTGCTATTAGGCTCGCGATTGTGTTATGTGTCGGCTGATAACCTACTGTAGCTAGAATGTGCCGGTATCTCTTTCCCAGAGTCTGGTGGGTTTGCCTTGGGTCGGTCTGTGAGCCACGCCCACGCTCAGGCCGTCCTCCGCTGCCTTGCCAGCAACTTCCTGGAGGTCAAGCAGCTGGCCTCGGCGTTGCTACGGAAACTGCCCGCCTCGGCAGTGGGCCTGACGGTCAGGGTGATTCAAATGGTCTTGGTCCAGTGTGCATGTACTCTACTTCATGGTTGagttaaaatatatatagttTCATTTCAGTGTGGTATGGTAATTATCTACCCCCACTGTCTctcactgtcccccccccaggagcCACACAGAATGCGCATGCTCCTTCGGGTCGCCCTGGACCTCAGCACCAGCACCAAACCCTTCGACAGCGTCACTGCTGCCCATTTGATCAACCACATGGTTCATCTGGAGGGCATGCAGGAGGCCCTAGTGCACTGTGCCCAGGAGCAGGGCCTCTCCACCCCGCCGCCTTCTGCAGATGGTCCCCAGGCTTCAGCGGCCTCCATCCTGGAGAGGAACACCCTCGCAGGTGTGATATTTGTCACTCTGACTGGGCATATGGAGTTTTCCTTCAGGGCAGTGTTTCGGTGTATATGCACTCTCAGTGTACAGCCAGTTTATATTTTCCGTGTGCGCATGAAGTGATGTGGATGCCTATGCATGAGGTGAAGTGATGTGAATTTCGTCATCAGGGGTTCGCTGCAGGCGGCTGTGGTGTAGCTCAGATTATGTCTATCAGAAATCATGCAGGTCCATGCGCATCGACTCCACATGTAAAAGATAATTGATTAGGTgattccagtaggtggcagtgtgGACTTTTACAGATTAGCGGTCAACATCCAAGGAGTAGAGGAAGAGTTGTAGTTATGGTGAGCGGCTGCATGAGGAGGGTGGGAGATGCCCTCATATCTAAGTTTTCATTCTGTCCAGTCATATAGTATATAGTATTTTCCAAAGCAGCACTActccagcattttgaaatcttggtgatAAAACTCCCTGAGAGGGGGGTGGAATGTGTCGCAGCTAATTTGGTCATAATGATTTCAAAACACCGTAATACCACTCAAGCCTAGACTAATTACTTAACTAACTATTCGTAAAAGTTTCCCCGTTTCACTACGCTGCTTGAATTTGTtttgttgcaatacatctgcctCCCGCTGGTGTGGTGGAATATCGCTGCTGTATGCTGCGCCTGCGACCAGCCACACCCGCAGCCACACCCGCAGCCACACCCGCAGCCACATCCGGGAGGAACACAAGCTGCTGTGCGGCTGACTGTCCGCAGCCCGAAAGCGCGTGGAATAGTATGGACCTCAGTGTTCTATGTGGGATGTGTGGTCAGAAATTCCCAGTCTGGGAAAACGACCATTGGTGATGGATGGAGAATCATCCAACTGCGTTTAGTATTTGTGGGGGGACCCCGGTAACGTGTCACAGGCAGCACAATGCAGAGCACCACCCTGGATgaatgccagtctatcacaggacacacacacacccacacacactctcatgttggtgtacctatctaaatggggaacgtccattcatttctatgggaaaaaccctaatcccaatcatgacacctttaacctctacccatccctaaccttaaccacaagtaaccaacccaaatacaagacttttggaatttttacttttttgattgcattcacagattttttttttataaaactgaggttatccaaatggggacctcaaaagatgtcccctaaagtagggaaatttcaggttttactacactttggggacaatttggtcctcaaatatgatctatgcaaacacacacacacgcacacgctccCTCTCTATTGGTGTTAGCTAGATCTAAcaatgtctttggactgtagtAGAAACCAACTCAGAGCCTGAGTTTTAAGGTTCAAAAGTGTCCTTGAATGTTTATCAAAGTTACATACATTTTACAATACAGCAATTATGGTGGTTTGCATCTTCAGAAACATCAGAATGGGGGCTATTATGAGCCAAGTTAAACTGAAACACTGCTGGTTCATTTCTTTTTAAGTTCTCTGCTCTTTCAGGGCATCGAACTGCCTGCGTGGAGCGCAGAGATGAAAGGAAGGACGGCTGTTTATTTGACAACAGGAAATATGACCGCGGTGGGGTTACAGGATCATTGAGAGGTGGCTATTCCGGGGGCTGGTTAATGGCGTCCCCCGACTGGGCCGACGTTCCCCGAAGTATCCGTGCACGCTCTTCTGCAGAGCGGGCCATTCCTCATGAAGCACAGATGTTAGATTTGGAGTGGTCTGACATTTTGGGAATATGTTGTAAATTAGAGACCGGTCTCTATTCAGGATGATTTGCTTTTCTGTAATGTCTGGAGGGTGTTTATATATGACTTCTCACTGCACAAAGCGTTTGTTTCCATCAGCATTTAAAATTGACCGAGACGCAGGTTAGATGGAGCTTGAGAGTAACATGGCCGTGGCGGGAAAACACAACCTTTTGTTTATAATCTGATATAGACGCCGCTTCACATCTGATATTTATTAGGTACAAAGAATATGCACAGCCATTAAGGAATGCTATAATCATAAAGGTCTGAGGGCTGGCATTCTAATAATCCCCCTCCCTTCTCGATTTGGTTGGGGGGCAGTGATGACTAGAAATGCACCCCCCCGCCTTTTTCAGTTTTGCCTGTGACTTTTAGAGTTGAAGCATTGGTCACAGCTCTGAATTGGAGATTGTGGTGAATCGCGATTGAGAGGGAGTGTGGCAAGGcaaggcagggcagggcaggactGTGGTTGGAACTTATCAAATAGGTGAACACATCTTAGGAGTTTGAGGATCAGTTGCACAAACCTGTTGGATGCACGGGGTGTTGCTGATTGGCCAAtagtgtcatgtgactgtgtcAGGGTGCTGGGCGAGCTTCTGAAATCTGCAGGGCTTCTCGTGCTGATGTCCTGCTACTTGCTGTAAAGTGGGCAAAGATGCTGTTGCCGTagctgctgttttttgagaCCTTCCCCTAATTCTGTAGTGACTTTAGCATTTTGCAAGTTTAcgcctgccttgtgccctgtgcccagtgtaCCTCTGCCCAAGTCTGAAGCAGCTGAAACATGGCTGGGTGGATCTATAGATACTAGTTAATTAAAGGAACATTCTGAAGAAATAATTACTATATGTTACATTCCAatttgtaagtttttttttatttttattttttaaattaagtaCAAAAAAAGTGAATACAACAAATTGGCATTAGTTTCTGTACAGAAAAAGAATTCTAGTATGGAAGGCTCAACATAATCGAACCAAATTAGATTCCATGCAAAGTGTATAACATAATATTTCAAGAAAGAGAATCAAGTATACAAATACGAAACAAAAACTAAATGAGGataataaaagaaagaaaaaaaatcacagcaacTTATATAATACAAACAGATTCAACAACTTTACTGCCATTCCAATTTATAAGTTGAGCAAAACAGTGATGGACAAATGACGTTTCATGAACCGTTTGCtctattttctgaccccactagatggtgctcctAGTTCAAAATAGGGCTCAAAGCATGtcccccaaagcaaaccaagagtgccatctagtggtgtcagaaaatacagcaagtggttcatgaagcttcatttggccattcCTACAAAACAGACATAACTTTTACCATTTAATAAATGCTTTCAATAAACAGGGGAGTCTGAACAGCTAATATCTAATAACCAGGGCTCTGGCAGCTGCTGCCTCTTGTCCTCCTGGGGACATGCTGCAGTTGTGCATCTCTTTCGGTTTATACTGCAGTAACCGACATGGCCTgtcccccccgccacccccccccagtggtGTGGGTCTTGCTGCGGTGCTTGCAGGCGGAGGTGATCCAGGCCGAGTCGTCTCTGCTGCAGGCCGCTGCCTCCCACCCGCTGTACGGACGGGTGCACTGCATCACTGCCTCACTGCAGCAGCTGGGCACTGGGTAAGTCTTCAGCCTGACGTCTGTCCTGAACTCTAGTGTCATAAATTCATACGCTGATTGAATCCTTATTGTGTTAACTATAAAACCGCAAAATAACCTGTGTGCAGGTCTCTGGTCCTGATCGGCCAATGGAGGAGCTTGGTGGTGGAACTTATCGCCACATCCTACAGGATGTCCGACGTGGTGTCGCCCGTGGTTCAGAGCTCCTCCCCGGAAGGTCTCATCCCCATGGACCCAGAATCTGGTGAGCGTTAGCCAGGGTGCAGGGCGTGGAGATCGGGTGGCATGGGCTCACATGCTCAGAGGTTTGGGCTGGGCGACTCTCCGTCTGAAAGCAtctgtcatgtgacctctgCTCAGAAACTGCGGCCGACTTGCAGCGGATCCTGGAGGAGATCCAGCCACGGGACTCCAACCACTTCTTTGCTGGAGCCCGGGAACTGGACTCACAGAGTGGCACCGGCACCATGGCACCTGCCACTCCAGTGCCCGAGGTGGATGGCACAGGTCAGATTCTCCTGCATGCCCCTGGGCACATAATAGTACCTGCTGTGCTTTTCACTGCAGTTATCCATTTAATCACTAGGGGGCACTGTTTCCTTACTTTTCCAAGTGCTGTTTTGAGCCCTACTGCTCTGAAAAAGGATTTGACCTTACTCATTGGGTTTCTTTAGACTCTTTGGTGCCCTCTGCTCCTCAGTCTTAGTATAACAGCTGGTATTTTAACAGGAGACAAAAATGGCATCGCAGTCAAAGCAAACTGCACATGATTGGTCCTGAATTTGGGTTTTTCACTGGGATTGCATTGTCTCTCTGGGTGCTGCGGTGTGCGGGATTGACGTTCTGATTTGGTGTAATGTGCTCATGTGTCCCCTAGGTGGTGATGGTGAGGCATACAGGGTCACCGCCCAGATGGTGCTGGTGTGCTGCTGGCGCAGCATGAAGGAGGTGTCCATGCTACTGGGGCAGGTGTGTCAGACCATGCCCCTGCAGGGCTCAGGGCCTGGTGTCGACAGCGTCATTACGGAGGAGCAGGTCTGTGCCCCCAGTCATCCCCCGTATTCCCTCCCTGCCCTCTCTCGAAGGCGTAGCACTTAAGTAGAAGCTGACATGTTTCCTTAAAAATAAACACGGCAGCCAGATGTTGCGCCGTTCGCAGTGTTTAGACTGCTAATGTGCTGAGTGATGCAACTGTGTGACCAGGTGACCTGTCTACTACCCTGTGGAAGGAAACGTCAGCACTTGCTGCAGATGCTGCCTGCGGGTGATTGAGGCACCTGATCAGCAGTCTGTACTGGGGGAGATGGTGAtgcatttcctgtttgtttggGCCCTGAGAATGCGGAGCGGGAGCCCCCACACCGCGCCGGCCTCCGCCCGCAGCTCTCCTCCTCAGACGCGCCCGGTGTTTAACTGTCCCTGCCGCTCCCACTTACACACATTCTTTCCAAATTGTTAACACTGTCCTTGTAAACCAGCACTTTGTCCTGCCCCCTTTCACTAacactccagcccccccccggcCTAGCAGGCAGATTAACTCTCAGTAGGAGAGGCTGAACAGCTCACCTCCCCCACCCTAAAATCATCAGACACTCGCAGGCTGGTTCCCTGGATGGTATAGGGGCACCCCCTCTAACCTGGAAGTTGTTCATTTTTGCAGGAAGTAGTTCATCCGGACTGCAGCCTCCATTCTCATTGGGGTAAATTTGACAGTGGTTCTTGACTTCCATCAGCTGGTAACCAGGAAGTCACCTTCTGGAAGAGGGGAGGAGGGGAGTATCTAGTCCTTTGGATATTGCCTCGGTTtcaggtggg
The nucleotide sequence above comes from Paramormyrops kingsleyae isolate MSU_618 chromosome 3, PKINGS_0.4, whole genome shotgun sequence. Encoded proteins:
- the thada gene encoding thyroid adenoma-associated protein isoform X2 encodes the protein MVVRKKVSKVEAVSLDCTKLEILKESLSVDGEGEAYLLAQTLRDSLCQTDPVQQIQLVKKAGTLLEQLREDSPPPDALLHACLETLSVMYTSLQNKNPLKRAVASALSSVPVWLQEGSVGSLSVCLSDSLSTLGPDQYPHLTDCIASFLDGFPIGERCIHRLLTEVLQFLQKALAEYLQTNSGLTGQHVAQAQLMQSTLAAVKASMLVVQRSQEFIGIAVQEAQAQRPLLDALCELLHCHSRILTDEEFVQAVQSTAGMAVVLLTRSMLGNAEQVAEVLADMLLRPEEGDAAPMWLKESCAGLYQTGRPAAVSLYLCHGALAMLTWQGGLLGPQMERLLLLLPPTLLALDTSVKESSTAMVVARVLALWSGAALDSLQGEPRSPVLQEALQGEAELPGRLREHVYSHWEHPLDGVRHQTRNLFRNLLRMHQLCTGAANLTSDPFVVRLTQSLLGLEWHSRGKYGSLGCLVEHLGAEHLLALEPTLPALLLSLMGDQTLAPYASDLLEKLFVSHRAELSLREEAGPAWMDCWHRTWVEPLLEILCQARLDQTTYILDYFLPRLLRCSPASLGHMVQALLDTPVCVKGSYGSRGALGALMTCLRAARAQGVLRPAEERLWEGMVPLPLLRQAVVHKHDQVRMDALGLLCESHRSTEILSAPEMDLIRHFLPHNLNSQSPGVRQQTVSLFKKLLCRMKDSAQLVQKRTAQSQGDGDTLGAYQAFLHWLCETLFQALHVGASFSSALMALQLLGLVAEFFTFSSESGGFALGRSVSHAHAQAVLRCLASNFLEVKQLASALLRKLPASAVGLTEPHRMRMLLRVALDLSTSTKPFDSVTAAHLINHMVHLEGMQEALVHCAQEQGLSTPPPSADGPQASAASILERNTLAVVWVLLRCLQAEVIQAESSLLQAAASHPLYGRVHCITASLQQLGTGSLVLIGQWRSLVVELIATSYRMSDVVSPVVQSSSPEGLIPMDPESETAADLQRILEEIQPRDSNHFFAGARELDSQSGTGTMAPATPVPEVDGTGGDGEAYRVTAQMVLVCCWRSMKEVSMLLGQVCQTMPLQGSGPGVDSVITEEQAEGVGRYFRGQLLQSRHRGAFELAYVGFVRLTDVLCRRGSQILQQLPARWLREVLEEVKRSDPSSKLCATRRSAGIPFYIQALLSSEPKSSSCSLLKTTMRELTALAMPPRAAAPHGSTVPQVHALNILRALYRDTRLGENVMPFVADGVQAAVLGFTSPVWAVRNSSTLLFSTLITRIFGVKRGKDEHSKKNRMTGREFFTRFPALYPFLLGQLEEAAMSVESDSGKVKLHPSLYLLLLVLGRLYPSPMDGSCSPLGLATFLPFIIKCGRSAVYRTRQMAARALVPFVSVTQLPSTIGALLEDLPVGPGPQVQQNHIHGTLLQVLHLLSSYHAEAHRSHSEAGWGGDSVVIALQPRLWLATRTNPCLVTRASMLDLLGSLCAWERTPADAPVLSQLCEEALSILMESELVSADAPRPPSSPGAAQYLLSLARLAVSAALERPELWGVGERGPQLLGRLLQCPHHEVRLLVLEEVLKELEGLAEGSSQRRPVSTFLEQSACSLTTMALQEKHPQCLEKVLQVLSKVTLASVLPWRDGTSALTHAEALDRLLALAEGSVHSVNLHCAALALTSQLLLYLAEGGFQQAGSDVVPIVSRWGALMSRCCGEEQPMEVKLAAADILVNSTPGVLASAGLPLGLSNTVALWRSLFTLLQDEDREVRDRASDFATAIPRHLLDPQGTLDLFSLWHLEVGQLAGSTRLTVFLWLLMKWNSDAVTFIPPHPQHSAWRWGGLYSWGQV